In Streptococcus oralis, a single window of DNA contains:
- a CDS encoding lysozyme family protein: MFKFIRRVLVLAVFLFAGYKAYHIHQDVKQVMTYQPMVREILSERDTPANEELVLAMIYTETKGKERDVMQSSESASGATNTINDDASSIRQGVQTLTDNLYLAQSKGVDVWTAVQAYNFGPAYIDFIAQNGKENTLALAKRYSRETVAPILGNTTGKTYTYINPISIFHGAELYENGGNYYYSRQVRFNLYIMRFFNFF; this comes from the coding sequence ATGTTTAAATTTATAAGAAGAGTGCTTGTGCTAGCAGTCTTCCTTTTCGCAGGATACAAAGCTTATCATATCCATCAGGATGTTAAACAAGTCATGACCTACCAACCCATGGTTCGAGAAATCTTGAGCGAAAGAGATACTCCAGCCAATGAAGAGTTGGTGCTCGCCATGATTTATACCGAAACGAAGGGAAAAGAGCGGGATGTCATGCAGTCTAGTGAGTCTGCTAGTGGCGCTACCAATACCATCAATGACGATGCCTCTAGTATTCGCCAAGGGGTACAGACTTTAACAGATAATCTCTATTTGGCACAGAGCAAAGGAGTAGATGTCTGGACCGCCGTTCAAGCCTATAATTTTGGACCTGCCTATATCGACTTTATCGCTCAGAATGGCAAGGAAAATACTCTGGCCCTAGCCAAGCGTTACTCCCGAGAAACGGTCGCTCCAATCCTAGGTAATACTACAGGGAAGACCTACACCTATATCAACCCTATTTCTATCTTTCACGGAGCCGAACTCTATGAAAATGGTGGAAATTATTACTACTCGAGACAGGTTCGCTTTAATCTCTATATCATGAGATTCTTTAATTTCTTTTAA